The segment AACGAGGTGGATCTGATCATCGTCGCCACCTCCTCGCCGGAATACAACAACTTTCCCGCCACCGCTTCCCTCGTCCAGGACGCCATCGGCGCCACTCGTGCCGGGGCCTTCGACCTGGCGGCGGCCTGCAGCGGTTTCATCTTCGCCGTGAACATGGCCGCCCAAACCATCCGCAGCGGGGCCCTGGATACCGTGCTGGTCATCGGCACGGAAACCCTCTCACGCATCGTGGACTGGCAAGATCGCAACACCTGTGTGCTGTTCGGCGACGGGGCCGGGGCCTTCGTGCTTCAGGCCTCATCGGAGCCGGGCGGTGTGCTCAGCGGGGTGATGCGCTCGGATGGCTCCGGGGCCGAGACGTTGTACATTCCGGCCGGGGGGAGCCGCCTGCCCGCCTCCGCAGAAACCGTCGCCCAACGGCTGCACTTTGTGCGGATGAACGGTCGGGAGGTGTTTCGCTTTGCCACACGGGTCATGGCCGACGCCACCCGCGAGGCCGTTGCCGC is part of the Anaerolineae bacterium genome and harbors:
- a CDS encoding ketoacyl-ACP synthase III, with product MRYAHITGWGMAVPDRVLTNHDLAQMVDTSDEWIRTRTGIRERHVAGPEDTTASLAVRAALQALETAQVRPNEVDLIIVATSSPEYNNFPATASLVQDAIGATRAGAFDLAAACSGFIFAVNMAAQTIRSGALDTVLVIGTETLSRIVDWQDRNTCVLFGDGAGAFVLQASSEPGGVLSGVMRSDGSGAETLYIPAGGSRLPASAETVAQRLHFVRMNGREVFRFATRVMADATREAVAAAGWSLEELDLVIPHQANVRIIEAAAKRLKMPMERFVVTLDRYGNTSTASIPITACEAARAGRLRPGDKVVMVGFGGGLTWGAIAVQWSGPLT